CCGTTTGTGGCAATATGGAAATGAACGCATTTAACAACCGCACCATTCGTAAATTCAACTTCAACTCCATTTCCCGAATCTGTAAAGTCTTTCACTTCCATTCCGTTCAGAATATCGATTTCCATCTCGTTGGCCAACCGAAGAAGTTTATTCATCATTTTGCCGGTATCAATGGCACCTTCATGTTTGTTCAGGATCAAGTGATTGACTCCTGAGAATCCGAATTCTGAAATTTGGTTGTCGCATACTGCGTACGTCTCTTTCAGTCCAGTCCGAGAGTTCAATTCTTTGTTTGCTTCGGAAATGAAAGCAAGGCATTCTTCGAACAAAAGCTCATCAGCATTTCGGAACAACTCAAAACCACCACAATCTGAGTAATCCATCTCAACATCTCCTACTAGTCTTCGCAACTCGCGAAGCCCATTCCAGCGTTGCTCCACAATGCTGAACACCTCATCAAACGAAGAACGTTTGAGGTCACTGAGTATTTCGCTGGCGCTTCCAAAACAAGCAAATCCTGCATTTTTAGTGCTCGCACCCGAAGGCGAACTCCCTCTTTCTACAATCAGTACTTTCGCCTGCGGATATTTACGTTTATAAAATATGGCAGTGGTAAGCCCAACAATTCCGCTACCTGCAATAAGTAGATCAATAGAATGTAGGAGTGGCCTTATTTCCCAATAGCTGAGCGTTGCTGGAAAAGATCTCTGATTCATGCCCAAAAAGTGAAGGGATTTAGTTCTTCAAAAGTGAAACAAAAAGTCCAGTTTGGTGTAAGAGTTGAGTTGAAGTGAAAAGCTGCGTAATTGATGGCTGTGAGAAGTATGATACATGTGAACTTCTGGAAATGGGCGATGATTTGCCTGCTAAGTGCTTCGTTTTCGGCTTTTGCCCAAGACAAGGGACTTGATGTTTCCGGGTCTGTGAAAGAAGGTTGGAAAGGGCTAGAAGGCACGAAACTCACACTTTACAAGAACGGTTCGGTAGATAAATCGTTTACCACATCGGCAAACGGTAAATTCAATTTCTCTTTCGATGTGAACGCAACGTACTTGCTAGATGTGAGTAAACCCGGTTACGTTTCAAAGAAAATAGAGTTCAATACGGAAGTTCCCGCAGGAGAAGCTTTAGGATGGGATTTCGATTTCATCGTAGAGTTGTTTCAAGACCAATCAGGGCTTGATAAGGCCATTTTTTCACATCCAGTAGCAAAGGTCCATTACAGCGATAAGTTCAAGGAGTTCGATTATGACCTTGATTATTCGATGGAATTCCAAAAGCAAGAGGAAGAAGTCTTTAAAGAACTTGAGAAACTCAACGAAGAAAAATTCAAGGAAGAAGAACGCCAACGAAAAGAAGCTGAGAAACTTCAAAAAGAAGAAGCTAAGCGAATAGCAGCTGAGTTGAAAGCCAAGGAAGAAGCAGATAAGGCACAATTAGCAGAGGAAGCGAAAAAGAAATTAGAAGCTGAAGCAGAGGCTGTTCGGTTGGCGAATGAGCAAAAAGCCAAGGCTGAATCTGATCGTTTGGCCAAAGAAGAAGCAGAAAAGGCTCGTGTA
The nucleotide sequence above comes from Flavobacteriales bacterium. Encoded proteins:
- a CDS encoding FAD-binding oxidoreductase, with product MNQRSFPATLSYWEIRPLLHSIDLLIAGSGIVGLTTAIFYKRKYPQAKVLIVERGSSPSGASTKNAGFACFGSASEILSDLKRSSFDEVFSIVEQRWNGLRELRRLVGDVEMDYSDCGGFELFRNADELLFEECLAFISEANKELNSRTGLKETYAVCDNQISEFGFSGVNHLILNKHEGAIDTGKMMNKLLRLANEMEIDILNGMEVKDFTDSGNGVEVEFTNGAVVKCVHFHIATNGFASKLLPELDVKPARAQVLITSPIEKLKVMGTFHMNEGFYYFRNVGNRLLFGGGRHLDKETETSTTFETTEIIQNELDRLLAEVILPKSNFMIDHRWVGIMGVGDSKQTIIKRLSANASCAVRLGGMGIAIGTSIGKQSAEMIG